A portion of the Burkholderia pseudomultivorans genome contains these proteins:
- a CDS encoding anhydro-N-acetylmuramic acid kinase encodes MPQRHPQTDHPADGIYFGLMSGTSMDGVDGIAVRFEAGRAPVVLAEAFVGFAQSLRDALFALQQPGDNEIDRESLAANALVARYAVCCHELQRTAGLSPDDVRAIGVHGQTVRHRPERGYTRQLNNPALLAELAHIDVIADFRSRDVAAGGHGAPLAPAFHATVFGAAGETRVVCNLGGISNITILPGKGGDVRGFDCGPANALIDAWASRHLGKPYDDGGKFAARGSVHAPLLDALLDEPYFTAPPPKSTGRDLFNPAWLDAKLAAFAQVSPEDVQATLTALTAVSVAREIAQHARDCQAVFVCGGGARNPVLLAALANALRDAGVLATVDTTAALGVPPQQVESLAFAWLAYRFTARQPGNLASVTGAAGERVLGALYPR; translated from the coding sequence GTGCCGCAACGACATCCGCAAACCGACCATCCGGCCGACGGCATCTACTTCGGGCTGATGTCGGGGACCAGCATGGACGGCGTCGACGGCATCGCCGTGCGCTTCGAGGCCGGCCGCGCGCCGGTCGTGCTCGCCGAGGCGTTCGTCGGCTTCGCGCAGTCGCTGCGCGACGCGCTGTTCGCGCTGCAGCAGCCCGGCGACAACGAGATCGACCGCGAATCGCTGGCCGCGAACGCGCTGGTCGCGCGCTACGCGGTGTGCTGCCACGAATTGCAGCGCACGGCCGGCCTGTCGCCGGACGACGTCCGCGCGATCGGCGTGCACGGCCAGACGGTGCGCCACCGCCCCGAGCGCGGCTATACGCGGCAGCTCAACAACCCGGCGCTGCTCGCCGAACTCGCGCATATCGACGTGATCGCCGACTTCCGCAGCCGCGACGTCGCGGCCGGCGGCCACGGCGCGCCGCTTGCGCCGGCATTCCACGCGACGGTGTTCGGCGCGGCGGGCGAGACGCGCGTCGTCTGCAATCTTGGCGGGATCAGCAACATCACGATCCTGCCCGGCAAAGGCGGTGACGTGCGCGGCTTCGACTGCGGCCCCGCGAATGCGCTGATCGATGCGTGGGCGAGCCGCCACCTCGGCAAGCCGTACGACGACGGCGGCAAGTTCGCCGCGCGCGGCAGCGTGCATGCGCCGCTGCTCGACGCGCTGCTCGACGAGCCCTACTTCACTGCGCCGCCGCCGAAAAGCACGGGGCGCGACCTGTTCAATCCCGCGTGGCTCGACGCGAAGCTCGCCGCGTTCGCGCAGGTATCGCCCGAGGACGTGCAGGCGACGCTGACCGCGCTCACCGCGGTATCGGTCGCGCGCGAGATCGCGCAGCATGCGCGCGACTGCCAGGCGGTGTTCGTGTGCGGCGGCGGCGCACGCAATCCTGTGCTGCTCGCCGCGCTCGCGAACGCGCTGCGCGATGCCGGCGTGCTGGCCACGGTCGACACGACGGCCGCGCTCGGCGTGCCGCCGCAACAGGTCGAATCGCTCGCGTTCGCGTGGCTCGCGTACCGCTTCACCGCGCGCCAGCCGGGCAACCTCGCCAGCGTCACCGGCGCGGCCGGCGAGCGCGTGCTCGGCGCGCTCTATCCGCGCTGA
- the ruvA gene encoding Holliday junction branch migration protein RuvA, whose protein sequence is MIGRIAGILLEKNPPHLLVDCNGVGYEIDVPMSTFYNLPQTGERVVLLTQQIVREDAHLLYGFLTPQERTTFRELLKITGIGARMALAVLSGMSVQELAQVVTMQDAARLTRLPGIGKKTAERLLLELKGKLGADLGALAGEASPSDHAADILNALVALGYSEKEGLAAIKNVPAGTGVSEGIKLALKALSKV, encoded by the coding sequence ATGATCGGTCGCATCGCCGGCATCCTGCTCGAAAAGAACCCGCCTCACCTGCTCGTCGACTGCAACGGCGTCGGCTACGAAATCGACGTGCCGATGAGCACCTTCTACAACCTGCCGCAGACGGGCGAGCGCGTCGTCCTGCTCACGCAGCAGATCGTCCGCGAGGACGCGCACCTGCTGTACGGCTTCCTGACGCCGCAGGAGCGCACGACCTTCCGCGAGCTGCTGAAGATCACCGGCATCGGCGCGCGCATGGCGCTCGCCGTGCTCTCCGGCATGAGCGTGCAGGAGCTCGCGCAGGTCGTCACGATGCAGGACGCCGCGCGCCTGACGCGCCTGCCCGGCATCGGCAAGAAGACCGCCGAGCGCCTGCTGCTCGAGCTGAAGGGCAAGCTCGGCGCCGACCTCGGCGCACTCGCCGGCGAGGCGTCGCCGTCCGACCACGCGGCCGACATCCTCAACGCACTGGTCGCGCTCGGCTACTCGGAAAAGGAAGGCCTCGCCGCGATCAAGAACGTGCCGGCCGGCACTGGTGTATCCGAAGGCATCAAGCTCGCGCTGAAGGCGCTGTCGAAGGTCTGA
- the ruvB gene encoding Holliday junction branch migration DNA helicase RuvB — protein sequence MIETDKLAAERIIAATPASSHEEVFERALRPRQLDDYVGQEKVRGQLEIFIEAAKRRSEPLDHVLLFGPPGLGKTTLAHIIAREMGVNLRQTSGPVLERAGDLAALLTNLEANDVLFIDEIHRLSPVVEEILYPALEDYQIDIMIGEGPAARSVKLDLQPFTLVGATTRAGMLTNPLRDRFGIVARLEFYDADQLSRIVRRSASLLNAQIDPNGALEIARRSRGTPRIANRLLRRVRDYAEVKADGQITAAVADAALAMLDVDPVGFDLMDRKLLEAILHKFDGGPVGIDNLAAAIGEERDTIEDVLEPYLIQQGFLQRTPRGRVATLLTYRHFGLAAPDAGNAARGVWDTPDAQ from the coding sequence ATGATTGAAACCGACAAACTCGCCGCCGAGCGGATCATCGCCGCCACGCCCGCCTCGTCGCACGAGGAGGTGTTCGAACGCGCGCTGCGGCCGCGCCAGCTCGACGACTACGTCGGCCAGGAGAAGGTGCGCGGCCAGCTCGAAATCTTCATCGAGGCCGCGAAGCGCCGTTCCGAGCCGCTCGACCACGTGCTGCTGTTCGGGCCGCCCGGTCTCGGCAAGACCACGCTCGCGCACATCATCGCGCGCGAGATGGGCGTGAACCTGCGCCAGACTTCCGGCCCCGTGCTCGAACGCGCGGGCGATCTCGCCGCGCTGCTGACCAATCTCGAAGCGAACGACGTGCTGTTCATCGACGAGATCCACCGGCTGTCGCCGGTCGTCGAGGAAATCCTGTATCCGGCGCTCGAGGATTACCAGATCGACATCATGATCGGCGAAGGGCCGGCCGCGCGCAGCGTGAAGCTCGACCTGCAGCCGTTCACGCTGGTCGGCGCAACCACGCGCGCGGGGATGCTGACCAACCCGCTGCGCGACCGTTTCGGGATCGTCGCGCGCCTCGAGTTCTACGATGCCGACCAGCTGTCGCGCATCGTGCGGCGCTCGGCATCGCTGCTGAACGCGCAGATCGACCCGAACGGCGCGCTGGAAATCGCCCGGCGCTCGCGCGGCACGCCGCGGATCGCGAACCGCCTGCTGCGCCGCGTGCGCGACTATGCGGAGGTGAAGGCCGACGGCCAGATCACGGCGGCCGTCGCCGACGCCGCGCTGGCGATGCTCGACGTCGATCCGGTCGGCTTCGACCTGATGGACCGCAAGCTGCTCGAAGCGATCCTGCACAAGTTCGACGGCGGCCCGGTCGGCATCGACAACCTCGCCGCCGCAATCGGCGAGGAGCGCGACACGATCGAGGACGTGCTCGAGCCGTACCTGATCCAGCAGGGCTTCCTGCAGCGCACGCCGCGCGGCCGCGTCGCGACGCTGCTCACGTATCGCCACTTCGGGCTCGCGGCACCCGATGCCGGCAATGCCGCGCGCGGCGTGTGGGACACGCCGGACGCGCAATAG
- the purH gene encoding bifunctional phosphoribosylaminoimidazolecarboxamide formyltransferase/IMP cyclohydrolase, with amino-acid sequence MIKQALISVSDKTGIVDFAKSLSDLGVKLLSTGGTAKLLADAGLPVTEVADYTGFPEMLDGRVKTLHPKVHGGILARRDLPEHMQALEQHGIPTIDLLVVNLYPFVATIAKDDCTLADAIENIDIGGPTMLRSAAKNHRDVTVVVDPADYAVVLDEMKANGNTVGYATNFRLATKVFAHTAQYDGAITNYLTSLTDELKHSSRNPYPATLNLAFDKVQDLRYGENPHQSAAFYRDIVTPAGALANYRQLQGKELSYNNIADSDAAWECVKTFDAPACVIIKHANPCGVAVGNDSADAYAKAFQTDPTSAFGGIIAFNREVDEAAAQAVAKQFVEVLIAPSFSDAAKQVFAAKQNVRLLEIALGEGHNTFDLKRVGGGLLVQSLDAKNVQPHELRVVTKRHPTPKEMDDLLFAWRVAKYVKSNAIVFCGNGMTLGVGAGQMSRVDSARIASIKAQNAGLTLAGSAVASDAFFPFRDGLDVVVAAGATCVIQPGGSMRDDEVIAAADEHNIAMILTGVRHFRH; translated from the coding sequence ATGATCAAGCAAGCGCTCATTTCCGTTTCCGACAAGACCGGCATCGTCGACTTCGCGAAGTCGCTGTCCGACCTCGGCGTCAAGCTGCTGTCGACCGGCGGCACCGCGAAACTGCTCGCCGACGCGGGCCTGCCCGTCACCGAAGTGGCCGACTACACCGGCTTCCCGGAAATGCTCGATGGGCGCGTGAAGACGCTCCACCCGAAGGTCCACGGCGGCATCCTCGCGCGTCGCGATCTGCCCGAGCACATGCAGGCGCTCGAACAGCACGGCATCCCGACGATCGACCTGCTCGTCGTGAACCTGTATCCGTTCGTCGCGACGATCGCGAAGGACGACTGCACGCTCGCCGACGCGATCGAGAACATCGACATCGGCGGCCCGACGATGCTGCGCTCGGCCGCGAAGAATCACCGCGACGTGACGGTCGTCGTCGATCCGGCCGACTACGCGGTCGTGCTCGACGAAATGAAGGCGAACGGCAACACGGTCGGCTACGCGACCAACTTCCGCCTCGCGACCAAGGTGTTCGCGCACACCGCGCAATACGACGGCGCGATCACGAACTACCTGACGAGCCTGACCGACGAGCTGAAGCACAGCTCGCGCAATCCGTACCCGGCGACGCTGAACCTGGCGTTCGACAAGGTGCAGGACCTGCGCTACGGCGAGAACCCGCACCAGAGCGCGGCGTTCTATCGCGACATCGTCACGCCGGCCGGCGCGCTCGCGAACTACCGCCAGCTGCAGGGCAAGGAGCTGTCGTACAACAACATCGCGGATTCGGACGCGGCGTGGGAATGCGTGAAGACGTTCGACGCGCCGGCCTGCGTGATCATCAAGCATGCGAACCCGTGCGGCGTCGCGGTCGGCAACGACTCGGCCGATGCCTATGCGAAGGCATTCCAGACCGATCCGACGTCGGCCTTCGGCGGCATCATCGCGTTCAACCGCGAAGTCGACGAAGCGGCCGCGCAGGCGGTGGCGAAGCAGTTCGTCGAAGTGCTGATCGCGCCGTCGTTCAGCGACGCCGCGAAGCAGGTGTTCGCAGCGAAGCAGAACGTGCGTCTGCTGGAGATCGCCTTGGGCGAAGGCCATAACACGTTCGACCTGAAGCGTGTCGGCGGCGGCCTGCTGGTGCAGTCGCTCGACGCGAAGAACGTGCAGCCGCACGAGCTGCGCGTCGTCACGAAGCGCCACCCGACGCCGAAGGAAATGGACGACCTGCTGTTCGCCTGGCGCGTCGCGAAGTACGTGAAGTCGAACGCGATCGTGTTCTGCGGCAACGGCATGACGCTCGGCGTCGGCGCTGGCCAGATGAGCCGCGTCGATTCCGCACGCATCGCGAGCATCAAGGCGCAGAACGCCGGCCTCACGCTGGCCGGTTCGGCGGTCGCGTCGGATGCGTTCTTCCCGTTCCGCGACGGTCTGGACGTGGTCGTCGCGGCAGGCGCGACCTGCGTGATCCAGCCGGGCGGCTCGATGCGCGACGACGAAGTGATCGCGGCGGCCGACGAGCACAACATCGCGATGATCCTGACGGGCGTGCGCCACTTCCGTCACTGA
- a CDS encoding Fis family transcriptional regulator, with protein sequence MSKHNIEQCVRESLDVYFRDLDGSNPHDVYEMVMSCVEKPMLEVVLEQAGGNQSLAAEYLGINRNTLRKKLQQHGLL encoded by the coding sequence ATGAGCAAGCACAACATCGAACAATGTGTCCGCGAGAGCCTGGACGTGTATTTCCGGGATCTAGACGGCTCCAATCCGCACGACGTCTATGAAATGGTGATGTCCTGTGTCGAAAAGCCGATGCTCGAGGTCGTGCTCGAACAGGCCGGCGGCAACCAGTCGCTCGCCGCCGAGTACCTCGGCATCAACCGCAACACGCTGCGCAAGAAGCTGCAGCAGCACGGCCTGCTGTAG
- the dtd gene encoding D-aminoacyl-tRNA deacylase: MIALIQRVKRADVRVGARTTGEIGAGLLALVCAERGDTEAAADKLLAKVLGYRVFSDAAGKMNLPVSNIDGEGRAGGLLLVSQFTLAADTNSGLRPSFTPAAPPDEGARLFDYFVAAARARHPVVETGEFGADMQVSLVNDGPVTFWLQVRP, from the coding sequence ATGATCGCGCTGATCCAGCGCGTGAAGCGCGCCGACGTGCGGGTCGGCGCACGCACGACGGGCGAGATCGGCGCGGGCCTGCTCGCGCTCGTTTGTGCGGAGCGCGGCGACACCGAGGCCGCGGCCGACAAGCTGCTCGCGAAGGTGCTCGGCTACCGCGTGTTCAGCGACGCGGCCGGCAAGATGAACCTGCCGGTGTCGAACATCGACGGTGAAGGGCGCGCGGGCGGGCTGCTGCTCGTGTCGCAGTTCACGCTCGCAGCCGACACCAACAGCGGCCTGCGCCCGAGCTTCACGCCCGCCGCGCCGCCCGACGAGGGCGCGCGCCTGTTCGACTATTTCGTCGCGGCTGCGCGTGCGCGCCATCCGGTCGTCGAGACCGGCGAATTCGGCGCCGACATGCAGGTCTCGCTCGTCAACGACGGGCCCGTGACGTTCTGGCTGCAAGTGCGGCCCTGA
- the ruvC gene encoding crossover junction endodeoxyribonuclease RuvC, with amino-acid sequence MRILGIDPGLRVTGFGVIDVSGHRLAYVTSGVIRTPTADLATRLGTIFQGVSTLVREHAPDQAAIEKVFVNVNPQSTLLLGQARGAAICGLVAGGLPVAEYTALQLKQAVVGYGRATKAQMQEMVTRLLNLSGQPGSDAADALGMAICHAHGGNTLSTLGGLAPALAKKGLRVRRGRLVG; translated from the coding sequence ATGCGAATTCTCGGCATCGACCCAGGCCTGCGCGTCACGGGCTTCGGCGTCATCGACGTCAGCGGCCACCGTCTCGCGTATGTCACGAGCGGCGTGATCCGCACCCCGACGGCCGATCTGGCCACCCGGCTCGGCACGATCTTCCAGGGCGTCTCGACGCTCGTGCGTGAACACGCGCCCGACCAGGCCGCGATCGAAAAGGTGTTCGTCAACGTCAACCCGCAGTCGACGCTGCTCCTCGGCCAGGCGCGCGGCGCCGCGATCTGCGGCCTCGTCGCGGGCGGGCTGCCGGTCGCGGAATACACGGCGCTGCAGCTCAAGCAGGCCGTGGTCGGCTACGGCCGCGCGACCAAGGCGCAGATGCAGGAAATGGTCACGCGCCTGCTGAACCTGTCGGGGCAGCCCGGCTCCGACGCGGCCGACGCGCTCGGGATGGCGATCTGCCATGCGCACGGCGGCAATACGCTGTCGACGCTCGGCGGCCTCGCGCCGGCGCTCGCGAAGAAAGGGCTGCGCGTGCGGCGCGGGCGGCTCGTCGGCTGA
- a CDS encoding histidine phosphatase family protein — MATTQILFIRHGETAWNRIKRIQGHIDIPLADTGLAQAQRLAARLERDARDGARIDAVYSSDLMRAQQTAQPFAAALGLPLILREGLRERAYGVFQGHDSAEIETLFPDAYAAWQTRDPGFEPEGGESQRAFYHRVLHAIEPIVAAHPGGRIACVAHGGVLDCVYRFANGIELAAPRNYPLLNTSINVVDYVDGRAQVVQWADVSHLDAASDDDGYRKVL; from the coding sequence ATGGCCACCACGCAGATCCTCTTCATTCGCCATGGCGAGACGGCCTGGAACCGCATCAAGCGCATCCAGGGCCATATCGACATCCCGCTGGCCGATACGGGGCTCGCGCAGGCGCAGCGGCTTGCCGCGCGCCTCGAACGCGACGCGCGCGACGGCGCGCGCATCGACGCGGTCTATTCGAGCGACCTGATGCGCGCGCAACAGACCGCGCAGCCGTTCGCTGCCGCGCTGGGGCTGCCGCTGATTCTGCGCGAAGGCCTGCGCGAGCGCGCGTACGGCGTGTTCCAGGGGCATGACAGCGCGGAGATCGAAACGCTGTTTCCCGATGCGTATGCGGCATGGCAGACGCGCGATCCGGGTTTCGAGCCGGAAGGCGGCGAGTCGCAGCGCGCGTTCTATCACCGCGTGCTGCATGCGATCGAGCCGATCGTCGCCGCGCATCCGGGTGGCCGGATCGCGTGCGTCGCGCACGGCGGCGTGCTCGATTGCGTGTATCGCTTCGCGAACGGGATCGAGCTGGCCGCGCCGCGCAACTATCCGCTGCTCAACACGAGCATCAACGTCGTCGATTACGTGGACGGCCGCGCGCAGGTCGTGCAGTGGGCCGACGTATCGCATCTGGATGCGGCCAGCGACGACGACGGATACCGGAAGGTGCTCTGA
- the tyrS gene encoding tyrosine--tRNA ligase, with protein MSTEPSSKPVFPITDEVRHALAVTKRGVDELLIEEEFAQKLARSAATGTPLRIKLGLDPTAPDIHIGHTVVLNKMRQLQDLGHTVIFLIGDFTSLIGDPSGRNATRPPLTREQIEANAKTYFEQAALVLDREKTEIRYNSEWSMPLGADGMIKLASRYTVARILEREDFTKRFQGGVPISIHEFLYPLMQGYDSVALNADLELGGTDQKFNLLVGRELQKQYGQEQQCILTMPLLEGLDGVEKMSKSKGNYVGISEKPTDMFGKLMSISDTLMWRYFELLSFRSMDEIAGFRREAEGGRNPRDFKVLLAQEIVARFHSQADAERALEDFNHRAKGGVPDDIPSVTLAGAPLAIGQLLKQAGLVPSTSEALRNIEQGGVKIDGATVSDKALKVEAGEFVVQVGKRRFARVTLTA; from the coding sequence ATGAGCACCGAACCCAGTTCCAAGCCCGTATTCCCGATCACCGACGAAGTCCGGCATGCGCTCGCCGTCACGAAGCGCGGCGTCGACGAGCTGCTGATCGAGGAAGAGTTCGCGCAGAAGCTCGCGCGCAGCGCGGCCACCGGCACGCCGCTGCGCATCAAGCTCGGCCTCGACCCGACCGCGCCCGACATCCATATCGGCCACACGGTCGTGCTGAACAAGATGCGTCAGCTGCAGGACCTCGGCCATACGGTGATCTTCCTGATCGGCGACTTCACGTCGCTGATCGGCGATCCGTCGGGCCGCAATGCGACGCGCCCGCCGCTCACGCGCGAGCAGATCGAGGCGAACGCCAAGACCTACTTCGAGCAGGCCGCGCTCGTGCTCGACCGCGAAAAGACCGAGATCCGCTACAACAGCGAGTGGTCGATGCCGCTCGGCGCGGACGGGATGATCAAGCTCGCGTCGCGCTACACGGTCGCGCGCATTCTCGAGCGCGAGGACTTCACGAAGCGCTTCCAGGGCGGCGTGCCGATCTCGATCCACGAATTCCTGTACCCGCTGATGCAGGGTTACGACTCGGTCGCGCTGAACGCCGATCTCGAACTCGGCGGCACCGACCAGAAGTTCAACCTGCTGGTCGGTCGCGAGCTGCAGAAGCAGTACGGCCAGGAACAGCAGTGCATTCTGACGATGCCGCTGCTCGAAGGGCTCGACGGCGTCGAGAAGATGTCGAAGTCGAAGGGCAACTACGTCGGCATCAGCGAGAAGCCGACCGACATGTTCGGCAAGCTGATGAGCATCTCGGACACGCTGATGTGGCGTTACTTCGAACTGCTGTCGTTCCGCAGCATGGACGAGATCGCCGGCTTCAGGCGCGAAGCCGAAGGCGGCCGCAATCCGCGCGACTTCAAGGTGCTGCTCGCGCAGGAAATCGTCGCGCGCTTCCACTCGCAGGCCGATGCCGAGCGTGCGCTGGAAGACTTCAATCACCGCGCGAAGGGCGGCGTGCCGGACGACATCCCGTCGGTCACGCTCGCGGGCGCGCCGCTCGCGATCGGCCAGCTGCTGAAGCAGGCGGGCCTCGTGCCGTCGACCAGCGAAGCGCTGCGCAACATCGAGCAGGGCGGCGTGAAGATCGACGGTGCGACGGTATCGGACAAGGCCCTGAAGGTCGAGGCCGGCGAGTTCGTCGTGCAGGTCGGCAAGCGCCGCTTCGCGCGCGTCACGCTGACCGCATGA
- a CDS encoding oxygenase MpaB family protein, which translates to MTTPHSSHPAAGPRWVEQLRKRVVAGVTHLTTGSGPTLDYSSPPGDPGLFGPDSVCWRVHADFTSMMTGGIAALLLQALHPLALAGVWDHSSFRTDILGRLRRTATFISGTTFGSRADALALIERVKAIHAQISGTAPDGRPYRADDPALLTWVHVAEVSSFLAAHLCYVNPALPGDMQDRYYAETAQIAERLGAREVPRSRAEIAAYLARMQPELEAGPRTFEVMRILLNAPVAKPALRPAATLVMQAGIDLLPPWAQQRLRVSRFAPLRRAVVRPGVRAVAPVLRWALINGVSKRARRRATATPPGDRPSA; encoded by the coding sequence ATGACGACGCCGCACAGCTCTCACCCCGCCGCCGGCCCGCGCTGGGTCGAGCAGCTGCGCAAGCGCGTCGTGGCCGGCGTCACGCACCTGACGACGGGCAGCGGCCCGACGCTCGACTATTCGTCGCCGCCCGGCGATCCGGGGCTGTTCGGCCCCGATTCGGTCTGCTGGCGCGTGCATGCGGACTTCACGTCGATGATGACGGGCGGCATTGCCGCGCTGCTGCTGCAGGCGCTCCATCCGCTTGCGCTCGCGGGCGTCTGGGATCATTCGTCGTTTCGCACCGACATCCTCGGCCGGCTGCGGCGCACCGCGACGTTCATTTCCGGCACGACATTCGGCAGCCGCGCAGACGCGCTCGCGCTGATCGAGCGCGTGAAGGCGATCCACGCGCAGATCTCGGGCACCGCGCCCGACGGGCGGCCGTACCGCGCCGACGATCCGGCGCTGTTGACGTGGGTGCATGTCGCCGAGGTGTCGAGCTTTCTGGCCGCGCACCTCTGCTACGTGAACCCGGCGCTGCCCGGCGACATGCAGGACCGCTACTACGCGGAAACCGCGCAGATCGCCGAGCGGCTCGGCGCACGGGAGGTCCCGCGCTCGCGTGCGGAAATCGCCGCGTATCTGGCGCGCATGCAGCCGGAACTCGAGGCCGGGCCGCGCACCTTCGAAGTGATGCGCATCCTGCTCAATGCGCCCGTCGCCAAACCGGCGCTGCGGCCCGCCGCGACGCTCGTGATGCAGGCCGGCATCGACCTGCTGCCGCCGTGGGCGCAGCAGCGGCTCCGCGTGTCGCGGTTCGCGCCGCTGCGGCGCGCGGTGGTGCGTCCCGGCGTGCGTGCGGTCGCGCCCGTGCTGCGCTGGGCGCTGATCAACGGCGTGTCGAAGCGCGCACGACGCCGCGCGACCGCGACGCCGCCCGGCGACCGTCCGTCTGCCTGA
- a CDS encoding ParB/Srx family N-terminal domain-containing protein has product MSRLPTRFAVAASLSTVLALAACGGDDVASVTHADMQTPPGGDTSTTTPPAPQPGKWQAARAGDLLDITLGDLHPTQGAIGYDQIYYKLGRYELQPDKKFDDFCADEGLGGVASSGYTAQSTLRDTASYTCTTTDANARDRSVLNPVVIGPNGDTLYLTDGHHGLSTYYETSDGGPALHVHVVVKDNLSAYSGDAFWQQMQRRGYLRLKDGDGQPITAAQLPTGLGLKLGMTNDRYRSLVYFTRDIGYSKPAQATDYLEFYWADWLRAQPGTFALTGYDLTRIGTTDPDPAKADTGYANAVWNASTLMVAATDPVIDGKTGADLGRADAINGGKKYSKGEFDKLRQPITADKPGKLAYALDYKARHGLPQ; this is encoded by the coding sequence ATGTCCCGTCTGCCGACCCGTTTCGCCGTTGCCGCCAGCCTGTCCACCGTACTCGCGCTCGCCGCCTGCGGCGGTGACGACGTCGCATCCGTCACGCACGCCGACATGCAGACGCCGCCCGGCGGCGACACGTCGACGACCACGCCGCCCGCCCCGCAGCCCGGCAAGTGGCAAGCCGCCCGCGCAGGCGACCTGCTCGACATCACGCTCGGCGATCTGCACCCGACGCAGGGCGCGATCGGCTACGACCAGATCTACTACAAGCTCGGCCGCTACGAACTGCAGCCCGACAAGAAGTTCGACGACTTCTGCGCGGACGAAGGCCTGGGCGGCGTCGCGTCGAGCGGCTACACCGCGCAGTCGACGCTGCGCGACACCGCGAGCTACACGTGCACGACGACCGATGCGAACGCGCGCGACCGCTCGGTGCTCAATCCCGTCGTGATCGGCCCGAACGGTGACACGCTATACCTGACCGACGGCCATCACGGCCTGTCGACCTACTACGAGACGTCCGACGGCGGTCCGGCGCTGCACGTGCACGTGGTCGTCAAGGACAACCTGAGCGCGTACTCCGGCGACGCGTTCTGGCAGCAGATGCAGCGCCGCGGCTACCTGCGCCTGAAGGACGGCGACGGCCAGCCGATCACGGCCGCGCAGCTGCCGACCGGGCTCGGGCTGAAGCTCGGGATGACGAACGACCGCTACCGGTCGCTCGTCTATTTCACGCGCGACATCGGCTACAGCAAGCCTGCGCAGGCGACCGACTATCTCGAGTTCTACTGGGCCGACTGGCTGCGCGCGCAACCGGGCACGTTCGCGCTCACCGGCTACGATCTGACGCGCATCGGCACGACCGATCCCGATCCCGCGAAGGCCGATACCGGTTATGCGAATGCGGTGTGGAACGCGTCGACGCTGATGGTCGCGGCCACGGACCCCGTGATCGACGGCAAGACGGGCGCCGATCTCGGCCGCGCCGACGCGATCAACGGCGGCAAGAAATACAGCAAGGGGGAATTCGACAAGCTGCGCCAGCCGATCACGGCCGACAAGCCGGGCAAGCTCGCGTACGCGCTCGACTACAAGGCGCGCCACGGTCTGCCGCAGTAA